A part of Pseudomonas sp. HR96 genomic DNA contains:
- a CDS encoding alpha-xenorhabdolysin family binary toxin subunit A translates to MQTEPILQQAQPEQRPPVREPSILFTAQDLHDIDLYYRTYRRLPTDDQQILSQFSTTSKVLGETLLTAIRNLNQGLVRHAETWPELEEASEMLGVQLNAFSKSFTTTGQKVLKVMQATEAYGRHGARLAELQTLPIDLEADEGLAEGDLQAVESLSDLFVYMKEQVESYFKRVEGTYELAKAFRGALKYGLQDLLACVNEAMADSGIGDTLKESEAFVDQLTGEIEEQQATIEYYESAFRYSALFGPLGLAISYLTTGNRADDARAAQNALIAKREESQRWLLQANPIKGRISQYALTLSDMALCLSQTETAAGHLLKVWRDIKGQIDESRTEASLITGQVKLSTFALRFENIMAPWHEVLQQSQELLDQFEQFEQSKAANQGMEP, encoded by the coding sequence ATGCAGACAGAACCCATTCTGCAACAAGCGCAGCCGGAGCAGCGACCTCCAGTCAGGGAGCCGAGCATCCTGTTCACGGCGCAGGATTTGCACGACATCGACTTGTATTATCGGACCTATCGTCGATTACCCACCGATGATCAGCAGATACTCAGCCAATTCTCCACCACGTCGAAAGTGCTCGGTGAGACTTTGCTGACGGCAATACGCAACCTCAACCAGGGGCTGGTTCGACATGCCGAGACCTGGCCGGAGCTGGAGGAGGCGTCCGAGATGCTCGGTGTGCAGCTGAACGCCTTTTCGAAGTCGTTCACCACCACGGGCCAAAAGGTATTGAAGGTGATGCAGGCCACTGAGGCCTACGGTCGCCACGGGGCCCGGCTGGCGGAGCTTCAGACGTTGCCCATCGACCTGGAGGCCGATGAGGGTCTGGCCGAGGGCGACCTGCAGGCAGTGGAATCCCTGAGTGACCTGTTCGTTTATATGAAGGAGCAGGTCGAGAGCTACTTCAAGCGTGTCGAGGGAACCTATGAGCTGGCCAAAGCCTTCCGTGGCGCACTGAAGTACGGCCTGCAGGACCTGCTCGCCTGCGTCAATGAGGCGATGGCCGACAGTGGCATCGGCGACACGCTCAAAGAATCCGAGGCCTTCGTCGACCAGCTCACGGGGGAGATCGAGGAGCAGCAGGCCACGATCGAATACTACGAGTCAGCCTTTCGCTACAGCGCCCTGTTCGGTCCCCTCGGCTTGGCGATCAGCTATCTGACCACCGGCAATCGCGCCGATGACGCACGGGCCGCGCAGAATGCGCTGATAGCCAAGCGCGAGGAGTCGCAGCGGTGGCTGCTCCAGGCCAACCCGATAAAAGGCCGCATCTCCCAGTACGCCTTGACCCTCAGCGATATGGCCCTGTGCTTGAGCCAAACCGAGACAGCGGCGGGGCACCTGTTGAAAGTATGGCGTGATATCAAAGGTCAGATCGACGAATCCCGTACGGAGGCGAGCCTGATCACCGGCCAGGTGAAGCTGTCCACGTTTGCCCTGCGCTTTGAAAACATCATGGCGCCATGGCATGAGGTGCTGCAGCAGTCGCAGGAGTTGCTGGATCAATTCGAACAATTCGAACAATCGAAAGCCGCCAACCAAGGAATGGAACCATGA
- a CDS encoding alpha-xenorhabdolysin family binary toxin subunit B, with the protein MTSITFVSQALPTPDAKAFARSVTGLHQATRLGLGKTMPTVQARLVTLDNLTRQTYEQFYERSAATHAALHNLALSRVAESVEALSSRTDLAASEQAEQVDELQALARSKVARSLDDIERDVKGLESGLRSIRAIEPPDLATTMQQLSCDSRFEQDRIEARQIKLDKASAGVTDITAALDLFKRYELEDIFKKALPTAEEVDMAVKAVKTRKVDKELVKAAIAKVEEHIEQFGEERKFTALEQKRAALRAEVGELKREIDQLTATRKGYDDQIETIAKLPGAWQHRDAWDAEVSKIVAIYCGFLELGLAELSQDPETYLEIEQQFKRMENFIASLPES; encoded by the coding sequence ATGACATCGATCACTTTCGTCAGCCAAGCATTACCCACTCCGGATGCCAAGGCGTTCGCCAGGAGTGTCACCGGCCTGCACCAGGCGACTCGCCTGGGATTGGGCAAGACAATGCCCACCGTCCAGGCGCGCCTGGTGACCCTCGATAACCTGACCCGCCAGACTTATGAGCAATTCTACGAGCGCAGCGCCGCCACCCATGCGGCATTGCACAACCTGGCGCTGAGCAGGGTGGCCGAGTCGGTGGAGGCGCTGAGCTCGCGCACCGATCTGGCCGCAAGCGAACAAGCCGAGCAGGTAGACGAGCTGCAGGCACTGGCCCGGTCCAAGGTGGCCCGTTCACTGGATGACATCGAACGCGACGTCAAAGGGTTGGAAAGCGGCTTGCGCAGTATCCGCGCTATCGAACCGCCGGATTTGGCCACGACAATGCAACAGCTGAGCTGCGACAGCCGGTTCGAGCAGGATCGTATCGAGGCCCGGCAGATAAAGCTGGACAAGGCGTCTGCCGGGGTCACCGATATCACCGCTGCACTCGACCTCTTCAAACGCTACGAGCTGGAGGACATTTTCAAGAAGGCCCTGCCCACCGCCGAAGAGGTGGACATGGCTGTGAAAGCGGTAAAGACCAGGAAGGTCGACAAAGAGCTGGTCAAGGCCGCGATCGCCAAAGTGGAGGAGCACATCGAGCAGTTTGGCGAAGAGCGCAAGTTCACCGCCCTGGAGCAAAAGCGTGCGGCCCTGCGAGCCGAGGTGGGCGAACTCAAGCGTGAAATCGACCAGCTCACGGCCACCCGCAAAGGCTACGACGACCAGATCGAAACGATCGCCAAGCTGCCCGGCGCCTGGCAGCACCGGGACGCCTGGGATGCCGAGGTGAGCAAAATCGTCGCCATCTATTGCGGCTTTCTGGAGCTGGGTCTGGCAGAACTGAGTCAGGATCCTGAGACGTACCTGGAGATCGAACAGCAGTTCAAGCGCATGGAAAACTTCATCGCCTCATTGCCGGAAAGCTGA
- a CDS encoding protease inhibitor I42 family protein encodes MNAARLLTVASLATLAACNSHAPKPDNITLANQRECPVSLAVGQRLTLTLPSDPTTGYRWLMQNAGQPALRSLGAEVFSNPEDAGVVGGAGQSMWRFEAKQAGSGTLLLVYQQPWAPEVKPIKSFECVIAVQ; translated from the coding sequence ATGAACGCTGCCCGTTTGCTGACCGTCGCCAGCCTGGCCACGCTCGCGGCCTGCAACAGCCACGCGCCGAAGCCGGACAACATCACCCTCGCCAACCAGCGTGAATGCCCGGTGAGCCTCGCCGTCGGGCAGCGGTTGACCCTGACCCTACCCAGCGACCCCACTACCGGCTACCGTTGGCTGATGCAGAACGCCGGGCAACCGGCCCTGCGCAGCCTCGGCGCGGAAGTGTTCAGCAACCCGGAGGATGCCGGCGTGGTCGGCGGTGCCGGGCAATCGATGTGGCGCTTCGAAGCGAAACAGGCGGGAAGTGGCACCCTGCTGCTGGTGTACCAGCAGCCATGGGCGCCTGAGGTGAAGCCGATCAAGTCGTTCGAGTGTGTGATTGCGGTGCAGTAG
- the lon gene encoding endopeptidase La — MSDQQDQQDHHDHLDSHDDLDSDHIEHSTHSSTELALPGQNLPDKVYIIPIHNRPFFPAQVLPVIVNEEPWAETLDLVAKTPHHSLALFFMETPPEDTRHFDTSNLPLYGTLVKIHHASRENGKLQFVAQGLSRVRIRTWLKHHRPPYLVEVEYPHQPTEPTDEVKAYGMALINAIKELLPLNPLYSEELKNYLNRFSPNDPSPLTDFAAALTSATGTELQAVLDCVPMLKRMEKVLPMLRKEVEVARLQKEISAEVNKQIGEHQRQFFLKEQLKVIQQELGLTKDDRSADVEQFEQRLQDKTLPAAAQKRIDEEMNKLSILETGSPEYAVTRNYLDWATALPWGVFGKDKLDLKHARKVLDQHHAGLDDIKSRILEFLAVGAYKGEISGSIVLLVGPPGVGKTSIGKSIAESLGRPFYRFSVGGMRDEAEIKGHRRTYIGAQPGKLVQALKDVEVMNPVIMLDEIDKMGQSYQGDPASALLETLDPEQNVDFLDHYLDLRLDLSKVLFVCTANTLDSIPGPLLDRMEVIRLSGYITEEKLAIAKRHLWPKQLEKAGVDKSRLVISDSALRAVIDGYAREAGVRQLEKQLGKLVRKAVVKLLGDRNAVIRIGTKDLEASLGMPVFRSEQVLSGKGVITGLAWTSMGGATLPIEATRIHTLNRGFKLTGQLGDVMKESAEIAYSYVSSNLAQYGADPTFFDEAFVHMHVPEGATPKDGPSAGVTMASALLSLARDQAPKKGVAMTGELTLTGHVLPIGGVREKVIAARRQKIHELILPEPNRGNFEELPDYLKQGLTVHFAKRFADVAKVLF, encoded by the coding sequence ATGAGCGACCAGCAAGATCAACAGGACCATCACGACCACCTGGACAGTCACGACGATCTGGACAGCGACCACATAGAACACTCGACCCACTCCAGCACTGAGCTGGCCCTGCCCGGCCAGAACCTGCCCGACAAGGTCTACATCATCCCCATTCACAACAGGCCGTTCTTCCCGGCGCAGGTGTTGCCGGTCATCGTCAACGAAGAACCGTGGGCCGAGACCCTCGACCTGGTGGCCAAGACCCCGCATCACTCGCTGGCGCTGTTCTTCATGGAGACGCCACCGGAAGACACCCGCCATTTCGACACCTCCAACCTGCCGCTGTACGGCACCCTGGTGAAGATCCACCACGCCAGCCGCGAGAACGGCAAGCTGCAGTTCGTCGCCCAGGGCCTGTCGCGGGTGCGCATCCGCACCTGGCTCAAGCACCACCGCCCGCCCTACCTGGTGGAAGTGGAGTACCCGCATCAGCCCACCGAGCCGACCGACGAGGTCAAGGCCTACGGCATGGCGTTGATCAACGCGATCAAGGAGCTGCTGCCGCTCAACCCGTTGTACAGCGAAGAACTGAAGAATTACCTGAACCGCTTCAGCCCCAATGATCCGTCGCCGCTGACCGACTTTGCCGCCGCCCTGACCTCTGCCACCGGCACCGAGCTGCAGGCGGTGCTCGACTGCGTGCCGATGCTCAAGCGCATGGAAAAAGTCCTGCCGATGCTGCGCAAGGAAGTCGAAGTCGCACGCCTGCAGAAAGAGATATCGGCCGAGGTCAACAAACAGATAGGCGAACACCAGCGCCAGTTCTTCCTCAAGGAGCAGCTCAAGGTCATCCAGCAGGAGCTGGGGTTGACCAAGGACGATCGCAGCGCCGACGTCGAGCAGTTCGAGCAGCGCCTGCAGGACAAGACCCTGCCGGCGGCGGCGCAGAAGCGCATCGACGAGGAAATGAACAAGCTGTCGATCCTCGAGACCGGCTCGCCGGAATACGCCGTCACCCGCAACTACCTGGACTGGGCCACGGCCCTGCCATGGGGTGTGTTCGGCAAGGACAAGCTCGACCTCAAGCACGCGCGCAAGGTCCTCGACCAGCACCATGCCGGGCTGGACGACATCAAGAGCCGCATCCTCGAGTTCCTCGCCGTCGGTGCCTACAAAGGCGAGATCAGCGGTTCGATCGTGCTGCTGGTCGGCCCGCCCGGTGTCGGCAAGACCAGCATCGGCAAGTCCATCGCCGAATCCCTGGGGCGGCCGTTCTACCGTTTCAGCGTGGGCGGCATGCGCGACGAGGCGGAGATCAAGGGCCACCGGCGCACCTACATCGGCGCCCAGCCGGGCAAGCTGGTGCAGGCGCTCAAGGACGTCGAGGTGATGAACCCGGTGATCATGCTCGACGAGATCGACAAGATGGGCCAGAGCTACCAGGGCGACCCGGCCTCGGCGCTGCTGGAGACCCTCGACCCGGAACAGAACGTCGACTTCCTCGACCACTACCTGGACCTGCGCCTGGACCTGTCCAAGGTGCTGTTCGTGTGCACCGCCAACACCCTGGACTCGATCCCCGGGCCACTGCTCGACCGCATGGAAGTGATCCGCCTGTCCGGCTATATCACCGAAGAGAAGCTGGCCATCGCCAAGCGGCACCTGTGGCCCAAGCAGCTGGAGAAGGCCGGCGTCGACAAGTCGCGCCTGGTCATCAGCGACAGCGCCCTGCGCGCGGTGATCGATGGCTATGCACGTGAAGCCGGCGTGCGCCAGCTGGAAAAACAGCTGGGCAAACTGGTGCGCAAGGCCGTGGTCAAGCTGCTGGGTGACCGTAACGCGGTGATCCGTATCGGTACCAAGGACCTCGAGGCCTCGCTGGGCATGCCGGTGTTCCGCAGCGAACAGGTGCTGTCGGGCAAGGGTGTGATCACCGGGCTGGCCTGGACCAGCATGGGCGGCGCCACCTTGCCGATCGAGGCCACCCGCATCCATACGCTCAACCGCGGTTTCAAGCTGACCGGGCAGCTGGGCGACGTGATGAAGGAGTCGGCGGAAATTGCCTACAGCTATGTCAGCTCCAACCTGGCCCAGTATGGCGCCGACCCGACCTTCTTCGACGAGGCGTTCGTGCACATGCATGTGCCCGAAGGTGCCACGCCCAAGGACGGCCCCAGCGCCGGGGTGACCATGGCCAGCGCGCTGCTGTCGCTGGCCCGTGACCAGGCGCCGAAAAAAGGCGTGGCCATGACCGGCGAGCTGACCTTGACCGGCCACGTGCTGCCGATTGGCGGAGTGCGGGAGAAAGTCATCGCGGCGCGCCGACAGAAAATCCATGAACTGATCCTGCCCGAGCCCAACCGTGGTAACTTCGAGGAATTGCCCGACTACCTCAAACAGGGCCTGACCGTGCACTTCGCCAAGCGTTTTGCGGACGTGGCAAAGGTGCTGTTCTGA
- a CDS encoding methylamine utilization protein, with protein MISFATRILAGAACLACSSWLSAASLQGQVVDQQGKPLAGAVVSLHGAPQAAVAGAKATMDQRNQEFVPHVLAVRTGTSISFPNSDNIRHQVYSFSAPKRFELRLYEGTPTDPLLFDKPGVVVLGCNIHDWMLGYVYVTDDPWFAVTDAKGQLNLAQLPAGHYSVTLWHPQSADQLNQSGGELDIGAAGVHHDFSMTVQPPAADAASAPAPSAFGDAFGNALHEPQK; from the coding sequence ATGATCAGTTTTGCAACACGAATTCTTGCGGGCGCGGCTTGCCTGGCCTGCAGCAGCTGGCTCAGTGCCGCTTCCCTGCAGGGCCAGGTGGTCGACCAGCAGGGCAAGCCCCTGGCCGGCGCCGTGGTCAGCCTGCATGGCGCCCCCCAGGCCGCCGTTGCGGGCGCCAAGGCGACCATGGACCAGCGCAACCAGGAGTTCGTGCCCCATGTGCTGGCCGTGCGTACCGGCACATCGATCAGCTTCCCCAACAGCGACAACATTCGCCATCAGGTCTATTCGTTCTCCGCGCCCAAGCGCTTCGAGCTGCGCCTGTACGAAGGCACGCCCACCGACCCACTGCTGTTCGACAAGCCCGGCGTGGTGGTGCTCGGCTGCAATATCCATGACTGGATGCTGGGTTACGTCTACGTCACCGACGACCCCTGGTTCGCGGTCACCGATGCCAAGGGCCAGCTCAACCTGGCCCAGTTGCCCGCCGGCCACTACAGCGTGACCCTCTGGCACCCGCAAAGCGCCGACCAGCTCAACCAGAGCGGCGGCGAGCTGGACATCGGCGCGGCCGGCGTTCACCACGACTTCTCCATGACCGTACAGCCCCCGGCTGCCGATGCCGCCAGCGCCCCCGCGCCCAGCGCGTTCGGCGATGCATTCGGCAATGCCCTCCATGAACCTCAAAAGTAG